AGGATGAAGGCAATGATGGTGTTGGAGCGGTGGAGGAAAAGACGTTGATGGATCGTGAGTTCTTGGATTGGTATGTGCTTATGGGTGGGATTCATAGGCGTACTATGAGGGATTTGATTAGTAAGATTGAGTTGTTAGAGAGAAGGATTTTATTGATGATGAGGAAAAGattttaattattgataatttaaatataattggGATGAGTTGAATTGAGTTTATTCATGATAATAGTGCACATTATCGTGGTAGTTTGTATAATTGACGttaattttggtttttattgTATGTTAATGAATTTGGTCATTAGCAATGAATTcggcattgttgttgttaaagttgtattattgttaaagaagaagaacaaaaatgctgaaaaaaaaggagaaaataaagagaaaagagaaagaagaggaCATTATGATAAATGTGCGTTTTTTTATGGTAAATGTTATTGGggatttaattacaaaattatattttatacaaagatttaattataaacttttaaagtgtaaggattaatttataattttagtaaaaatataaaaattaatggtacaatttaacttttaaataacaattaataaaaatttaattataaatttttatctaatataaaaatttaattataattttttaaatttaaaaaatttaattaaaaatttgatcattataaagactaataaaataattaaattttattgttattgttgttgtggtCGTTGTTTGATAGATCACCTTTTCTTCTCGAACATAATGAAACCATTACTCCCCCAAGCCTTGTAATTTATATGGTATATACGTCCAATTCATAAAATTgataaaagcaaaaaaaaaagaaaagaaaaaatcaataGAACCCAAGTAAAACGGGACTGGAGTCTGGAAACCTTTCATTAGTATGGGGGGTGTTGGAAACAGAGGACTATTTCCGCAGAGTTAGCAAACTCAAACTTAGACAACATCGAAAGTGCGAATCACTAAAATGTTGTCATCCTCAACCTCAACGATCACTTTCATTTTTAGGTATTCTCTTCTCCATATCCCTAATTTTGTTTCCTTCCCTTCCTCTTCATCCCTTCACTCTCATTCTACTCGCCAAGTTGATGAAGCTGTTCATTCCTTCACTCGCATGCTCTCTATGCGTCGCCCTCCGTCCATCATCCAATTCACCAAGATTTTGGGATCTCTTGCCAAGACCAACCATTTTCCTACCACCATTTCCCTTTTTCAGCAATTGCAAACCAGAGGAATCGCTCCCGACTTATTTACTTTGAGCATCGTAATCAATTGTTGTTTCGGCATGGGTAGTATGACGCTTGCTTTCTCTGTACTGGCCAAAATTTTCAGGATGGGTTTTCAACCTGATACGGTAACTATGACAACAATCCTGAAAGGTCTCTGTCTCTGCGGTAGTGTTGAAAAAGCAGTGCGCTTTCATGACAGAGTGCTGGCTCATGGATTTCACTTCGACCAAGTCACTTATGGGACCTTAATCAATGGGCTCTGTAAGACCGGACACACATCAGCTGCTATTCAAGTGTTGAGAAAGATCCCACGGTATGGCATTGCTCCTAATGTCTTCATGTACAGCGCAATTATTGATAGCCTCTGTAAGGATACACTTGTAAGTCAGGCTTTTCATTTATTCTCTGAAATGCTAGCTAAGGGAATTTCTCCTAATGTTATCACATACAGTTCTCTCATTTTTGGATTGTGTCTTGAGGGTCAATATAAGGAAGCCATTGATTTGTTAAGTGATATGGGGCTTAGAAACATTACTCCAAATGTTCGTACCTATAGTATTTTGATCGATGGGCTATGCAAGGAAGGAAAGATCAAAGACGCTAAGAGTGTATTGGCTGTAATGGCAAAACATGGTGTGAAACCAGATGTGGTTACTTATAACAGCTTAATGGACGGATATTGTTTGGTTAATCAGGTAAATAAGGCAAAATATATATTCAACACAATGGCCCAAATTAGAGTGTCACCCAATGTTCGAAGTTACAGTATCATGATTAATGGCTTCTGCAAAAGTAAAATGGTCGATGAAGCCTTGAATCTCTTTGAAGAAATGCGTCGCAAGAACTTGGTTCCAGACACGGTAACTTACAGCACTCTTATTGATGGCTTGAGCAAATCGAAGAGAATCTCCCGTGCTTTGGAGCTTCTTATCGAGATGCATCATAGAGGTCAACCCGCTAATGTAGTTACTTACAATTCGTTGTTAGATGGGATGTTCAAAAACCAACAACCTAACGAGGCATTTATGTTATTCAATCAAATGAAAGAGTCTGCCATTGATCTCGATATATTCACTTACAATATACTTATAGATGGCCTATGCAAAGGTGGAAGACTTATAGATGCAAAAGAGATTTTTCAAGATCTTTCCTTTAAAGGCTATCGTCCAAATGTGAGGACATACAA
The genomic region above belongs to Arachis stenosperma cultivar V10309 chromosome 5, arast.V10309.gnm1.PFL2, whole genome shotgun sequence and contains:
- the LOC130979517 gene encoding pentatricopeptide repeat-containing protein At1g12300, mitochondrial-like, with amino-acid sequence MLSSSTSTITFIFRYSLLHIPNFVSFPSSSSLHSHSTRQVDEAVHSFTRMLSMRRPPSIIQFTKILGSLAKTNHFPTTISLFQQLQTRGIAPDLFTLSIVINCCFGMGSMTLAFSVLAKIFRMGFQPDTVTMTTILKGLCLCGSVEKAVRFHDRVLAHGFHFDQVTYGTLINGLCKTGHTSAAIQVLRKIPRYGIAPNVFMYSAIIDSLCKDTLVSQAFHLFSEMLAKGISPNVITYSSLIFGLCLEGQYKEAIDLLSDMGLRNITPNVRTYSILIDGLCKEGKIKDAKSVLAVMAKHGVKPDVVTYNSLMDGYCLVNQVNKAKYIFNTMAQIRVSPNVRSYSIMINGFCKSKMVDEALNLFEEMRRKNLVPDTVTYSTLIDGLSKSKRISRALELLIEMHHRGQPANVVTYNSLLDGMFKNQQPNEAFMLFNQMKESAIDLDIFTYNILIDGLCKGGRLIDAKEIFQDLSFKGYRPNVRTYNIIINGLCKEGLFE